One genomic region from Natrinema sp. DC36 encodes:
- a CDS encoding cytochrome P450, translating to MNPNARLPPAPSGHPVIGHTLDFARSPFEFVDRATNECGDLYRMELPSVDVYVLAHPEYFKQALVTDIDAFGKTEDFQRVFGNGLLSTEGEQWSRQRGILQPLFHRDRIGGYGEYMVDATQRRLATWKPGETRNIESEMQDLTIEILFATLFGRELPPGEGDELRAASDGLNKWFAPTSWLLPNWIPTPSRREFGNSVERLRTEVRQLLAEYSADSEQEVSSQPNDLQQETLLSKLHDAREASGPDHLSTEEVEDQMLTMIFAGYETTAAALGFAWYSLAMNPEIRQAFHDELDAVLGDEPPTPEDIANLDLTNRIVTETLRLYPPIHTIPRQTTRDVQIDGYQIPANEEVHLSIISTHRDERFYDDPLSFRPDRWTENFEEELDDHAFIPFGGGRRTCIGREFARLEATLVLATIGQQWTLEWAGADPTITIEPEITTQTKNGLPMRLRQR from the coding sequence ATGAATCCGAACGCTCGTCTCCCTCCCGCGCCCTCAGGACACCCAGTGATCGGGCATACGCTCGATTTTGCTCGAAGTCCGTTTGAGTTCGTTGACCGCGCGACGAACGAGTGTGGAGACCTCTATCGCATGGAGCTTCCTAGCGTCGACGTTTACGTCTTAGCCCATCCGGAGTATTTCAAACAAGCGCTGGTGACTGACATCGACGCATTCGGAAAGACCGAGGACTTTCAGCGGGTGTTTGGCAATGGGTTGCTTTCGACAGAGGGAGAGCAGTGGAGTCGCCAGCGAGGAATCCTCCAACCATTATTTCATCGAGATCGAATCGGGGGATATGGCGAGTATATGGTCGACGCTACGCAACGACGACTTGCTACGTGGAAGCCAGGAGAGACTCGAAATATAGAATCGGAGATGCAGGATCTCACAATAGAGATCCTCTTTGCGACGCTCTTTGGGCGCGAATTACCTCCGGGGGAAGGTGACGAGCTCCGTGCAGCATCGGATGGACTCAATAAATGGTTCGCGCCGACATCCTGGCTCTTACCGAACTGGATTCCAACACCATCACGACGAGAGTTCGGCAATTCAGTAGAGCGTCTCCGAACGGAAGTTCGACAGCTGCTTGCGGAGTATAGTGCAGATTCGGAACAAGAGGTCAGCTCACAGCCAAACGACCTCCAACAAGAAACGCTCTTATCGAAGCTCCACGACGCACGCGAGGCAAGTGGACCAGACCATCTTAGCACGGAGGAAGTCGAAGACCAGATGCTCACGATGATCTTTGCTGGGTACGAGACCACCGCTGCGGCGCTCGGATTCGCCTGGTACTCGCTGGCGATGAATCCCGAGATTCGGCAGGCGTTCCACGACGAACTCGACGCTGTTCTGGGGGATGAACCACCGACACCGGAAGACATTGCAAACCTCGACCTCACAAACCGTATCGTCACCGAGACCCTCCGACTGTATCCGCCCATCCATACGATCCCCCGGCAGACGACTCGAGATGTTCAGATCGATGGCTACCAGATCCCGGCCAACGAGGAAGTTCATCTATCCATTATCTCGACTCATCGTGATGAGCGGTTCTACGACGATCCCCTGTCATTCCGGCCCGATCGGTGGACAGAAAATTTCGAAGAGGAACTCGATGACCACGCGTTCATCCCGTTCGGTGGTGGTCGTCGGACGTGTATCGGTCGGGAATTTGCTCGCCTCGAGGCGACGCTCGTGTTGGCGACGATCGGTCAACAGTGGACCCTCGAATGGGCTGGTGCAGACCCGACGATCACGATCGAACCAGAGATCACTACGCAGACAAAGAACGGCCTCCCAATGCGGCTTCGGCAACGATAG
- a CDS encoding pilin, whose product MSNRSSPTATESSSEHPTTNEESSTSRKTRLRVQSLFTSVPPQLVSLATGLLLLIVAVGPATAQSNVGDVYCGTGVETGIGIVFGAVAGLGLPATGFYVGRAGLSYMRAGGNPEKKNQAKEKLVMSGIGFGIIVLALISPELIDKVGSQMGFGFSDCVKPF is encoded by the coding sequence ATGAGTAATCGTTCATCCCCCACAGCGACTGAATCGTCCAGTGAACACCCCACTACCAACGAGGAGTCCTCTACGTCTCGTAAAACGAGACTGCGAGTGCAGTCGCTTTTCACCTCTGTTCCACCACAGCTTGTCTCACTCGCGACTGGACTCCTCTTGTTAATTGTTGCAGTAGGTCCAGCTACGGCTCAAAGTAATGTTGGAGACGTTTATTGCGGCACGGGCGTCGAGACTGGTATCGGTATTGTTTTTGGTGCTGTTGCTGGTCTCGGGCTCCCTGCAACTGGTTTCTATGTCGGTCGAGCTGGCCTCTCGTATATGCGTGCTGGTGGGAACCCTGAAAAGAAGAACCAAGCCAAAGAGAAGCTCGTAATGTCGGGTATCGGATTCGGCATCATCGTCCTCGCCCTCATCTCACCGGAACTTATCGACAAAGTCGGCAGTCAGATGGGATTCGGCTTCTCTGACTGCGTGAAACCGTTCTAA
- a CDS encoding ArsR family transcriptional regulator, producing the protein MGDTIVTGNTHRAKNPLTGEKLVVRSVINETVDSARLKVLQAMGDLSSPVAQTDIAQQADISRQAASNHLAVLRDRGFVNNHNAGIELTAGGLLLLDVIESCLQTVSVEGLSFLTRSDHSIGVLRTLERRPYRPSELESAVSSSPSRPTIGRILKAFAEYGWIQDDGGQQQITPAGTRVLNAYVDLATAVEQLIEKAPWLQRLPTEDATFPIPELADAELIISNPTHPSSVLWTALKLYDRQTSRFRGFCSIFNPVLFHAYRGLLELGIESEAILDLPTYVEAAENSQTQYVVHSSAYNNYQPLVLDRAHTLGIGIYDTRKVAIAAYNESGSGQHIAMIVSSNERLVEWGIDLYESYRAQARPASELEPTTT; encoded by the coding sequence ATGGGGGATACAATTGTGACTGGAAATACACACCGAGCAAAGAACCCCCTCACAGGCGAAAAACTCGTTGTCCGGAGCGTTATCAATGAAACAGTCGACTCGGCGCGTCTCAAAGTTTTACAGGCTATGGGTGACCTCTCGAGTCCCGTGGCACAGACTGATATTGCCCAACAAGCCGACATCTCCCGGCAGGCTGCCTCTAATCATCTTGCAGTTCTCCGAGACCGTGGGTTCGTCAATAATCACAACGCAGGAATTGAGCTAACTGCTGGTGGCCTCTTGCTCCTGGATGTCATCGAGAGCTGTCTTCAGACGGTCTCAGTTGAGGGGCTATCATTCCTGACTCGCTCCGACCATTCGATTGGTGTATTAAGGACACTTGAGAGACGACCATATCGTCCGAGTGAGCTAGAATCAGCAGTGAGCAGTTCCCCGTCACGGCCCACAATTGGGCGTATCCTCAAGGCCTTCGCAGAGTATGGCTGGATCCAAGATGACGGGGGACAACAGCAGATCACACCTGCCGGAACACGAGTTCTAAATGCCTATGTTGATTTGGCGACGGCAGTTGAGCAACTCATAGAGAAAGCGCCATGGTTACAGCGCCTCCCGACAGAAGATGCGACCTTTCCAATTCCAGAACTGGCCGACGCTGAGTTAATCATTTCTAACCCTACTCATCCCTCTTCGGTACTATGGACAGCTCTCAAGCTTTATGACCGACAAACCAGCCGCTTTCGAGGGTTCTGCTCTATCTTTAATCCAGTTCTGTTCCACGCCTACCGAGGGTTACTCGAACTCGGCATTGAATCCGAGGCTATCCTTGATTTGCCAACCTACGTCGAAGCTGCCGAAAACTCTCAAACCCAGTATGTGGTCCACAGTTCGGCATACAACAACTACCAGCCCTTAGTCCTCGATCGAGCACATACGCTCGGTATCGGGATCTACGATACTCGTAAGGTTGCTATTGCAGCATACAACGAATCCGGTAGTGGACAGCACATTGCGATGATTGTCAGTTCTAACGAACGGCTCGTCGAATGGGGAATCGACTTGTACGAGTCCTATCGCGCACAAGCTCGACCTGCCTCTGAACTGGAACCAACAACGACATAG